The following proteins are co-located in the Arctopsyche grandis isolate Sample6627 chromosome 3, ASM5162203v2, whole genome shotgun sequence genome:
- the Gmap gene encoding Golgi microtubule-associated protein: protein MAQQLTDRNCLPTGHPLSATVNFCRSADAVSASAPGDITQPPSPDMSSWLNFNQSLSSLKGQLTSLASEVLADDSTAPPSGQSTDSDDQNDTLNRLTQLQELCDAQQNEIKTLRKENAEYYLQKTNQSTPKVQSIPSNSNSRQDEDSSWFWDPQEDDAKTQDQSSLKKENDELHAKVKSLQCEISNMKSNIQEVSNLKRQLDLSVEENANLALSLDDLDTQNQLAVDKILKIKNELQTNYETLQKEFTRLQSEKSTSANQDHELKLQESNEKLHKNVETLRHKYDNLEKVHRLLTENTEKFQEENLYLSEDNAKLLTELEEINDRFDNLEKASKSFSGNIEKLQEENHELNEENFKLQEEVTRLQNDLEEMSKSKHSTSDKHNSRVTDEKYRELEEKFLQLEMQFSENVPSKTMNVISSSIRDANAQDIIEKLKFEIVELQNKLNTNEEIKRLNLENDHLRKEIESLTNSENGRKTVSLDVLKSIFDKHLSFDLMGIDKSLKHSQSPEDIVKFVDGVLKAFAEFKSRNETLEIRVAENSKVINNLESKMDELNAEVYFVKSDLSVRERELSEMKNNNDFLIAEIGALKSPSKLEPILEQNEDNVVMLQNELDDCSNRSKSFEADLETSLHEVTLIKSERDELKRLLDETNSQIVQLKNRDESIHNNETSQLLQKLSESRSEIEKSKSQICSLAAENEKLKIDFSIIDNEKIILMEEISELKADITSKAIICEHAKKVENEKTALELKLVEYNTVREKLEGALIEKDTLLGRLNEATVEYSSIKEIASAKEIELIKKEEELTKMQLRIANLQSQSDNNNQSLSDANDQINDLNQKLNEADALKVMYKQSVEELKHSKELMENYEKQNVELQKFVQENIIKNDELVEINKLTEMESNHNEIKQRLEGQIGELTNAQVSLQNSLTELANLKDAEISALNVQMSKKSDELAQLKIENENIISYTSISKDYEDTMTKLAEVESLNATLEETIKTLENEKMSLQTHLGDYDHSIKDDQVRIAEFGLLKVEMENQLEHLTTEKNELIALVTQKHNENINYHAEIQRLNEVLCSENTKYKELTAICLDLQNKQSENCANCHSLMEHFNAKERQCVEVMKALEETQKTGVPREEIEKLQEKNIFLAEKCEILGKNLLQEQTNTKQIIQDKNQIIEKEQTLEKEVERLRRHLLEVEEAHTHELVGAEQRCQELQTCLAVAEEKAKHSNTLYTSNNIRANQEVETLRNQLRLVEKQRDDIQGQLNQSEDRNNKNVAALTNLQCVLEQFQMDKSRDNDATAGRLKRDLDQSGHENQRLLDEMAGLQDKLRDSNNGLKAAARLSSQLEARVAQLNDMKHAVAKLEAESLQWKEKYQNTISNQQDKVDKSLIKNLLIGLIQASNQKKENKLQVLRLLSTVLDFDQRECEKVGLGSKAPDYTGESLAQEFVKFLEKESRPALNTVLPNLLNLGQTSNVHDGKPPVRKISGLVSLPIGYHQSSEANSRGSGSSGNSPHHRMSPASNVLLNNYPTVIVPITIENAILSNASASPVSVSGGHADGNLSRAEPVLTASGFSLFTPIASPDVGVNQTRNTEGAILKNVLKDT from the exons gtTCAATCAATTCCCAGCAACAGTAATTCGCGACAAGATGAAGATTCCTCGTGGTTCTGGGATCCGCAAGAGGACGATGCTAAAACCCAAGAtcaatcgtcactcaaaaaagAAAATGACGAACTGCACGCCAAAGTCAAATCCTTGCAGTGTGAAATATCCAACATGAAGTCGAATATTCAAGAAGTGAGCAATCTCAAGAGGCAACTCGATTTGTCCGTGGAAGAAAATGCCAATCTCGCGCTGAGTTTGGATGATTTGGATACGCAAAATCAGTTGGCAGtggataaaattttgaaaatcaaaaatgaactGCAAACAAATTACGAAACGCTTCAAAAGGAGTTCACCAGGCTTCAAAGTGAAAAGTCAACGTCTGCAAATCAAGATCATGAGCTGAAATTGCAAGAATCTAATGAGAAGCTTCACAAGAACGTAGAAACGTTACGTCACAAGTATGATAATTTGGAAAAAGTTCATCGCCttttaactgaaaatacagaAAAGTTTCAAGAAGAAAATTTGTACTTGTCTGAAGACAATGCGAAACTATTAACAGAGCTAGAAGAAATTAATGATAGGTTTGATAATTTGGAAAAAGCGAGTAAATCATTTTcgggaaatattgaaaaacttcAAGAAGAGAATCACGAATTAAATGAAGAAAATTTCAAACTACAAGAAGAAGTAACTAGGCTTCAGAACGATCTCGAAGAAATGTCCAAAAGTAAGCATTCAACTTCTGATAAACATAACAGTCGCGTAACCGATGAAAAGTATAGGGAATTAGAAGAAAAATTTTTACAGTTAGAAATGCAATTTTCTGAGAATGTACCTTCGAAAACTATGAACGTGATTTCATCTTCAATTCGAGATGCAAACGCGCAAGACATCATCGAAAAACTTAAATTCGAAATAGTAGAACTTCAAAACAAGCTGAACACGAATGAAGAAATAAAGCGTCTGAATCTTGAAAACGATCACTTGAGGAAAGAAATAGAATCGTTGACGAATTCGGAGAACGGCAGAAAGACCGTTTCACTCGATGTACTCAAAAGTATTTTCGACAAGCATTTATCGTTCGACTTAATGGGAATCGACAAGTCATTAAAACATTCTCAATCACCAGAAGATATCGTTAAATTCGTAGACGGAGTTTTAAAGGCGTTCGCAGAATTCAAAAGCAGAAACGAGACGTTAGAAATTAGAGTGGCGGAAAATTCAAAAGTCATAAATAACTTAGAATCCAAAATGGATGAGCTCAACGCGGAAGTTTACTTTGTAAAGAGTGATCTGTCTGTACGCGAAAGAGAATTGTCCGAGATGAAAAACAACAACGACTTCCTCATAGCTGAAATAGGTGCTCTGAAGAGTCCGTCCAAGCTGGAGCCCATCCTAGAGCAAAACGAAGATAACGTGGTAATGCTGCAGAATGAATTAGACGACTGCAGTAATCGCAGTAAGAGTTTCGAAGCCGACCTAGAAACTTCCCTACACGAAGTCACACTAATAAAATCTGAAAGGGATGAGTTGAAGCGACTTCTAGATGAGACCAATTCTCAAATTGTGCAGCTAAAAAATCGAGATGAATCAATTCATAACAATGAAACGTCCCAGTTGCTACAGAAGTTATCAGAATCACGTAGCGAAATCGAGAAGTCGAAAAGTCAAATTTGTTCACTGGCAGctgaaaatgaaaaactgaagaTTGACTTTAGCATCATTGATAATGAAAAGATCATACTGATGGAAGAAATATCTGAATTGAAAGCGGATATTACGAGTAAGGCAATTATATGCGAACAcgcaaaaaaagttgaaaatgaaaaGACGGCTCTTGAATTAAAGCTTGTTGAATATAATACTGTTCGGGAGAAGTTGGAGGGGGCTTTGATTGAAAAAGATACTTTGTTAGGCAGATTAAATGAAGCCACTGTTGAATATTCGTCTATTAAAGAAATCGCTTCTGCAAAGGAaatagaattaattaaaaaggaGGAGGAGTTGACTAAAATGCAATTGCGTATTGCTAATTTACAATCACAATCGGATAATAATAATCAGAGTTTGTCCGATGCGAATGATCAAATTAatgatttaaatcaaaaattgaaCGAAGCAGATGCATTGaaagttatgtataaacaatCAGTTGAAGAATTGAAACATTCGAAGGAACTGATGGAAAACTATGAAAAGCAAAATGTAGAGCTGCAGAAATTTGTACAAgagaatattattaaaaacgatGAATTAGTTGAAATCAACAAATTAACTGAAATGGAAAGTAAtcacaatgaaataaaacaaagattAGAAGGACAAATTGGTGAGTTGACAAATGCACAAGTCAGCTTACAGAATTCGTTGACAGAATTAGCAAATCTAAAAGATGCTGAAATCAGCGCGCTAAATGTTCAAATGAGTAAAAAGTCTGACGAACTCGCACAATTGAAAATCGAGAATGAAAATATAATCAGTTACACGTCTATAAGCAAAGACTACGAAGATACAATGACCAAACTAGCTGAAGTTGAATCCTTGAATGCTACACTAGAAGAAACCATCAAGACACTCGAAAATGAAAAGATGAGTCTCCAAACTCACTTGGGCGATTACGATCACAGTATAAAAGACGATCAGGTTAGAATAGCTGAATTTGGACTGCTGAAAGTTGAAATGGAGAACCAATTGGAGCACCTGACGACGGAGAAGAACGAGCTGATTGCGCTTGTGACGCAGAAGCACAACGAAAACATCAACTATCACGCCGAAATTCAACGATTGAATGAGGTACTGTGCTCTGAGAATACAAAGTACAAAGAATTGACTGCCATTTGTCTCGATCTGCAGAATAAGCAAAGCGAGAACTGTGCAAACTGCCACAGCTTAATGGAGCACTTCAATGCCAAAGAACGACAGTGTGTTGAAGTGATGAAGGCCTTGGAAGAGACTCAAAAAACAGGAGTACCCAGGGAAGAAATAGAAAAATTACAAGAGAAGAATATATTCTTGGCTGAAAAGTGCGAAATACTCGGAAAGAATTTACTACAAGAGCAAACTAACACCAAGCAAATCATACAAGATAAAAATCAA ATCATAGAAAAAGAACAGACTTTGGAAAAAGAAGTCGAACGGTTGCGCAGACATCTCTTGGAAGTCGAAGAAGCTCACACTCACGAGCTGGTCGGTGCCGAGCAACGGTGTCAAGAGTTGCAGACTTGCTTAGCAGTCGCCGAAGAAAAGGCCAAACATTCCAATACACTCTATACGTCcaataa CATTAGAGCAAATCAAGAAGTAGAAACCTTACGTAACCAATTACGATTAGTAGAAAAGCAAAGAGACGATATACAAGGTCAGTTGAATCAATCCGAAGATAGGAACAATAAGAATGTAGCGGCTCTCACTAATTTGCAGTGCGTTTTGGAGCAATTCCAAATGG ATAAAAGTCGCGACAATGACGCAACGGCGGGCAGACTCAAGAGAGATTTGGATCAGTCGGGTCATGAGAACCAACGCTTATTAGACGAAATGGCCGGTCTGCAAGACAAGCTTAGAGATTCTAACAACGGTCTGAAAGCTGCGGCTCGACTCTCGTCTCAATTAGAAGCCCGTGTCGCACAATTGAACGACATGAAACACGCAg ttGCTAAGCTTGAAGCGGAGTCGTTGCAATGGAAGGAAAAGTATCAGAATACAATATCGAACCAACAAGACAAAGTCGACAAATCTTTGATTAAAAATCTCCTCATCGGACTGATACAAGCCTCGAATCAAAAGAAAGAGAATAAACTTCAAGTTTTAAGACTCCTGAGCACCGTACTAGATTTCGATCAGAGGGAATGCGAGAAAGTCGGACTGGGATCGAAAGCGCCGGACTACACCGGTGAATCTTTAGCTCAAGAGTTCGTTAAGTTCTTAGAAAAAGAGTCGAGGCCGGCTCTGAACACAGTCTTGCCCAATCTGCTGAACCTCGGACAGACGAGCAACGTCCACGATGGTAAACCACCAGTCAGAAAGATATCCGGTTTAG TTTCTTTGCCGATTGGATACCATCAGTCGTCCGAGGCCAACTCTCGAGGCAGCGGCAGCTCTGGCAATTCGCCGCATCATCGCATGTCACCCGCTTCAAACGTTCTATTAAACAATTACCCCACGGTCATTGTGCCAATCACTATTGAGAATGCCATTTTGTCTAACGCGAGCGCTAGTCCCGTATCAGTGTCTGGAGGACATGCCGACGGGAATTTATCCCGAGCGGAGCCTGTGCTGACCGCTTCTGGATTTAGTTTATTCACGCCGATAGCCAGTCCTGACGTGGGTGTCAATCAGACCAGAAATACCGAAGGTGCTATATTAAAGAACGTCTTAAAAGACAcgtaa